Part of the Apostichopus japonicus isolate 1M-3 chromosome 13, ASM3797524v1, whole genome shotgun sequence genome is shown below.
TCCCAGTACTTGGCGTATCCCTCATTACAACTGATgatgtttcctttctttttgaCAGACATAATCCGATCGGTGAGTATGAATTCTCCGATACTCTAAAAGTTAAATACGATTGACATTATAAATTGCAGATTCCAGCGCCGACTGCGGAAGTGAACTTAGTAGTATGACGGTTCGGATTGCATtttgtgttttctatttcatcGTGCACAAATGTACGTGGAAATTAGCGTTGACCTGCAGTACGACGTTGTTTGCCAGACAGATATATCTATAAAACAATTATCCTATAGATCCTTGGAAGCCAAAATGTCGAAGAAAGTAATATTATGGCGAAAATATATAGTGACTAAAACACACGTCTGTGAGCATGTGAACACTGGTTTTAGATGCAGAATAAAACGTGTATGTAATTGCGCATGACCATCGATAGGTATGGTTATTACAGTGACGTCATTTATCATTGAACTCCATGACTCATCAAATTTAATGAACGGGGATAACATTTTGTTTCCACGGGCCTCTGTATAACTTCAATTCCAAAATAGCGTATATACCTAATCAGTTTGAAATCCATCGCTTTTCGTTTTTGAGGGTTTCGTCACATTTTTGTATTAACAAACACCGCCACTCACCCGCGCACTCCAATACACAAACCCAGATAAAATACTTCTTTGACCCCACCCAACAATCGTAACTTCACCCCCATTTTATTGTGTTACCCTATGACAACCGCTACTAGTGAATCATAACTCAACAAAGTTCAGGTCAGTGCTATAAGGGATGTTAGGCGGGCCAATGGTCAGTTAAGTCCAATATCTCATCCCCGATATGCTTTCCATGTCGGGGAGAGATAATGCCACAACCAAAACCATGCGTATATATAGGTCTAAACTGCGCGTCCGTAGTGGAGATGTTCAAATAAACGAGTTCATATCAAAGTATGAACCAAAATATCCATCCAAGATTCGGTTGAACTAAAAATTAGACcattaaaagaacaaaagaagttAAAATATCATAACCTACTGGATCAAGCTGGAACCCATTCACGCCACATCCGGTAGATATAACGATGAAGGTGGCGCTACCGAATAAGCAATAACCAGCCCCAACCATCTCTCTCCCCTTCTGAAGACAATCTTCTTTGGCAACCGGTCCAGGTTCACTCTATACATGACAAGAAAATACAAATTCATGACACAGAATTACCCCAGTCTCCGCACCTTAAAGAGGGTTGGAAGGGAGAGGCCAGAGGACGGGAAGGGGGAGGACACGGGACGGGAACGGATCGGGCGTCGTTCCCGGAAGTATACATGAAGGGTTTTTCTAATGACTACTGACAAAAATGTAAGATGCAGTTACTTTTTAGGGGCGTAAACGTATAATGTATATTCCTTCAACTAGTTCACAGCAAAggtacccctccccccccccccccaccgccccaCAAACACACCTATCTCTCCATTTGATAGGAAACTTGCTACACCGGTACGTCTGACGTGACACTTGGTCTGCACTTTAATAAAGGGCACCATAGTTGGATTTACCTTTCTCTTCCATATCCCAAAGACTGATCCAATAGAGACAAGACAATCAATGTTAGATGATCCATCTAACGGATCGAAGGCCACGATGTATTTTCCTTGCTTGGTTGCTTCCACCTCAACGACAGTCTCATTCTCTTCCGAGACGAGCGCGCACGTTGCAAAACATGATTTCAGCTGGTTCACGAAGAGATCATTGGACAAGACGTCCAGCTTCTTCTGTTGATCTCCAGTGGTGTTGGTACTTCCTGCGATACCATATCTGAAAGTGAAAAGTGAAgcgatgaaaaaaaaacctttcacatGTCGGGGACGCGGTACAATTAGTGGACTTACCCATTCATACCATGAAGCATGAGCAGAGTACATGTTGTAAAAGATCGAGCAATTGTGTCCACCTTGGAAGAAGCTGAATTTGCTCAGTGTCGACCCcgtgttttgtttgttacttcATGAGCGTTATGGCACATTGCTTTTTTATGGCTAAATATatctccccctcccaacccctgATCCCACCCATAGAAGCGTGGCCCACTAcgcctgtaggcctataccacCAAACGATAATATGGTTCTTAGTCAAACCTCGGTTAACAATTAGGCCTACTTGGACAAGGAATTAGCTGCTAGCCAGCTATTGAAGTGGCTTCTTCGGCCTAGATTAGCTCCTTAATgcatatttatttcatgttacCAAAATATCTGTACACGGCACGCGGTATATGAAGTAGATTAAGTACTTACAGATGCGATATTCCTGCACGGTGTACAGCAGACGATATACCTTTACAGGCGGTGCTGATAGCGTTCAACAATTGAGTCATTTCACCTGTCGCTCCCTCGCATCGTCCCTGCTCTTCCAGCATAAAGCGAGAGAGAGTCATACAATCTGTATCTATGCCCGACATGTTGAACCGCTCAATGGATATCTATCTATATAGGATATTGTTAACCAACCTATACAACAAGGAAGCAACACTCAAACCACTCTACTTGGAATACCAGTAGATCCGGATAAACAAACGTCTATTTGCAGTGCCCTGTTACGTGTAGAACGCTGTGTATAATCTTTCACCTGAAATTGCATTTACAAGCGCTGTAGACGAAACGATACCAAAATACCTACAATAGGTTGTACTAAGCAAAATACAAACTTACAGTGTGTATTGAAACACGAAAGGTCATAACTTAACAGACCAACTCTTGTTGTGCAAAGAAGCGTATAGAGATTATCAAATAGTTGCAATTCAACACAAAAACATGTCTGGTGGTGTTTGCCAGATTTACATGGGACCGATTGCACTGACGGGTATAAGcaggggccggggggggggggcgggggtagAAAGCTTCCAAAATgtgggggggcacaacatcagaggggcgttttctcattccacaaccaccactcgttatgctataaaccgatatacaccggccatatcacttaaatatatatgatgtgttatcaatactatttattgagattgtttattgttaaccgtgctacaaaaagatatgggatgccattttagaaataacatgtaggcctacagaatgaaaaataaataattaaaataaaatatcaaaattaacaaGGCTTAAAATATCCGTAAAGCAAAAACCAAACCTGTAAAGTACGTATCTTTGTGTGCATTTGCTACTCCACGGTTTTGTAAAACGTAAATTCTTGAAAAATCAATACCAGAAAATACGAGATTGAAATAAAATGCTTAACTTTAATTCCCTCAAGTTTTACAATCACCCTGCAATTACCATTAGCCAGTAGAGGATCACTGACACACTGAGCAGCCTAGTGATTTTAGGATGGTCTGTCTGAACCATGTTTTGTGCCAAACTTATTGGACAGTAGTACATGCACAGGGACAGTACGCACCCTCTCCCTCCTCAAGTatgtgtgtggaggggggggggggtgatgtacGTACCAATGTTTTGGGGTCCACTGAGAGGCTGTTTTCAAAATCCTAGCAATGCTGCCAACGGAATCTAAGCTTATTTCAAGGAAGAACGTgaaaaatatatgaacattgGCGAGTTGTGTATGTAGGGCTAATTTCTGGTACAGGATGATTTAACTGTTTACTCCATGACAAATATCTATAAAACCTCTTTAAATGAATCGAACCGAAACTTACCAAATGTCAATTATCAAATAGTAACATTACACTGGGGCCCTGCGGATGAGACGTGCGGCCATGCCCCCAATAATGTTAAgaacaacaattttcaaatagGTTTCATGATATGATCCAAACTACTTTCGCATATGAATCTCGAGAGAAAGGGACACACTGATGCATATATTCAGACCGGCTCAGTGATCCAACCGGCGCGACGGTGACGCCTTAAAACTTAAGCTGCACATTCGGCGCCTCGGATGAAACGAGCAGGCTACTTTCGCGACCACAAAAGGATATTAACCTGGCAGCACCAAGACAACACGGCGCCCCTGATCGAACCCGGTAAATACCGGTAGTACAATCCACCCTAGTGGGCCTGATGACATAATCGTCCCTGGGCCCGCCGTCGACGACGTACGTGGTTGCTAGACGCAATGACTACATGGGCGCCGTGCTGTCATAGAAGGCACGTTCATCACCACTGAACATTGGTCTGACTCCTGCCCTCTTCAATCCCAAACCTGTGTCGGGGGACCTTTATCCGTTACTTCGAAAGGGCCCGGGCCGTTACTATACGTACGTGTATCTTGTGGGGCTTTTGGTGCACGTAAACGAGACATCGTACCATTATTGTGTAACGCGTAGGTGACACGGGTGCAATAAACCGTACGCGTCATGTAGAACAGTGTGCAATATGAAGGTACAATGGCACATAATTATGTGTAACGTACATATGGAAACTAACAGACAAAACAAGAACTAGTACTAAATCAACGCCAAACTTACCCGGCTAATCGAATTAAACACTTCAAAACATCTGCCTGCAAAGATGGCTGAAGCAGCTGTCGAATCAAATTCTCAGTACTTTTGTCATACTTGTGATGTTGTGATCAACCCCGTTCTTCCGGTAAAGACAAGCAAATGGTTGGATAGAATTGTAACGTTCATCGGCTATGTGATACGTAGCCTAATGTTAAGCCTAACCTAGTTATCTGCAACACAAAATTGTTAGTAACATAAGGGCTGTACGCATATTACCATGTATACTTGTACTAGCATTAGTATTACTAGTCAACTCCCTAAGCTATTTAGCCTATGCTTCAAAGAAATACGTTGTAGGCAAGTTCATGTGTAAGAACTAAGATGTTCTTTACacatcttcatcatcataatTGTATTGTCCAGTTTGTGTTGCCATGACAAGTTTTATCTTATTTCTTGAACAggcagtttaaaaaaaatatgtctgcctaaatttgtgaaatttggtGAATGTTGTGTTAATTTATAACCTAAGTTTCACTTAAGTCAACATGTCACATCAAATTAAAGTATGATAGCCTTCAGCCTAACAATTGTTATGCAGTATGGGAATATTGGGACAGGGTGCAACTAAAGAATGCAGGGCCAGTTTACAGATATATCCTATAGCTATAGGACCATATCTGGATGCTGGGATGTCCAGTCCACTCTTCTCTCTTGGATTTAGATTCTTTTATATATTACAGTAACTTGGAATACGTAGTATGTAACTAGAAAGTAGACGCCTACCTGCACCAATCTCTTTCTAACGTAtgtgtcatcatcatcatcaacctCGATGTAGCTGGCCTCTGGCCAATTCATCACTCAATAGTTCAACTGAAAATCAATGCTGTCACATTTTCTTTGGTGGAAGGGAGATAAACATGTTGAATGCAAACCCTAAATGTTACAGTTTGGAATGACTAGGAGGGGATCATTAAACTCACTTTTGCACAATTCTTGAATATTGACCGTCTCAATTTGcatactttatttatttagagTTGATTGATTCCCCTGAAACATACATTACTGATAATGAATGCTGCAACACCAACTGGTTTGGACTGTAAATAATATAATCCATTGCAAATGATAAATGTCATTGTTAAACATAAACTTCTATTAAAGGTTTGCTATTCACCACAAACATGAAACACATCTTGCAATTATTTCATTAAACTGTCAGGGATATCTCTTGGGGTCTCTGAAATGGTTTCAGAAAAATTTACCAATGAAATTTATCTTGCATTTATTTCATTAGGCTGTAGACCTCAATTATGTTGTTGGCAACACATGTAGCATGGTGTCTATACTTTTTACTGTTCAGTTCTTGCCATCTCCCAAGTACATATTTGATTTTAAACAGAGAGAAGAGAAATGTTGCAAAAAGCTGTTAACTAGTGTCTCTGAATCAGTTCTCTCAAGTGTCAAATTTGAACAGCTGTGAtcatttaattacattttgcaacattttttttacaatctaAACTAGAGGAAAtccctcatcatcatcatttgcTTAAATGGCTTTGGATTCAAACATAGAATTTTTATCATAAACATTAAACATCTCAAACTTTCTTTGGTAGGAATTTCTCTGTCCAACCTGTCAAGGTGGATTCGTTGAGTTGTTATCACCAGAAGATGAAGGAAATATGAGGTGGGTTAAAGTCACCaaagttttgtttacttttaacaCTCCTACAGTACTTCCATAATGCAATTTGTGCTGTATTGGTCAATGTAATTTAATAGTTTTTGGATTGAACAAATTAAACTAAGACTTTGGAAGTGAACAGttttaaatgtatattttcTCAGGTCAGTCCcattttacctggtaggcttaAATGAATTCAATAAACATACCCACTGCCTAATCTGAGGGGTTTCATTGTTCCCATTTCCAGTTTGGATAGGGTTTTGGTGCatttgaatttgaaacaaaaatgtatCAAATGAATGAGAATTTGAGAAATGGTTGGAGGTTTATAAAAAAAGTGAGAAAGACAATACTAAAGGCAGAAATGGTAGTTGTAGTCTTGGTTTGCATGTCTGGTGGAAATGATTTGATTTGGGTGCAGGGGTAACGCATGTAAACCCATTCCTCTCAGGCAATTATGGGATAATGCACGGGATGTTATTCTGTTAGGGATTTCGGCTGGATAATTCCAGTCACCTCGTTCTAGTAGGTATGTTACATCCCAGAGTAGTTGGCGACAGAAGCAATGCAGCAAGTTCCATTCACAGCTACTATACTTTTAAGGGTATAAAGGCATATTTAGCTTTCATCTTTCAGAAagatttttccttttcattttcgCAGTGCAAACACATCGAGAACAGACAGTCAACAGAGAAGACCACAACAAGATGCACAAATGCTAGAAATGTTTCAGGTACAAGCCAGCTAAATACCTCATTacctccacccccaccctatCCCATGCCTCCCCCCTCAAACAAAAAATTGCCTCGCAAAACTATAACCAC
Proteins encoded:
- the LOC139978577 gene encoding fructose-1,6-bisphosphatase 1-like — encoded protein: MSGIDTDCMTLSRFMLEEQGRCEGATGEMTQLLNAISTACKGISSAVHRAGISHLYGIAGSTNTTGDQQKKLDVLSNDLFVNQLKSCFATCALVSEENETVVEVEATKQGKYIVAFDPLDGSSNIDCLVSIGSVFGIWKRKSEPGPVAKEDCLQKGREMVGAGYCLFGSATFIVISTGCGVNGFQLDPSIGEFILTDRIMSVKKKGNIISCNEGYAKYWDKAITEYVQKKKFPEEGTPYSCRYIGSMVADVHRTIKYGGIFLYPGNSKSPQGKLRLQYECNPMAFLIEQAGGMATTGTQDVLDIIPTDIHERCPMILGSPDDVKEFLEIAAKHYK